Proteins encoded together in one Pseudomonas sp. TCU-HL1 window:
- the algG gene encoding mannuronan 5-epimerase AlgG has translation MGTTLLAGGVMLGALQFAAPWVQGAEQVQVLKEIKNYKVITADASQLKLEAPKVPELSGYTAQAVEAKIDRQTRGRVVVRRMLQQDALKDFTGGNERLREWVKRQQGMPQAIFIEGGYVTPADLARALPDSQFSETEPGAYIARLPLVVAHGASLQIGKETKDFRLSQERGAFLVNDGKLFITSTRLTAWSESKKSPAWFNKPEEFRPFLVSWGGSELYIVDSKVTSLGYDNSKSYGVSITQYTPGQAKRLKRPAPTGWLLDSEFVDHWYGFYCFEAEDVVIKGNTYRDNIVYGIDPHDRSRRLLIADNTVHGTRKKHGIIISREVDDSWIVNNRSYDNKLSGIVIDRNSVNNLVAWNEVYQNHSDGITLYESSNNLLWGNKILSNQRHGIRVRNSVNIRLYENLSAANGLTGVYGHIKDLSNTDRNIKLDPFDTKVSLILVGGKLAGNGSSPLSIDSPLSVELYNVELLAPSKSTGISFAGVLGEKQDEILDLMVRRKQAVLIDPVETQAELQD, from the coding sequence ATGGGAACCACACTGCTGGCGGGTGGCGTCATGCTCGGCGCCCTGCAGTTCGCCGCGCCCTGGGTACAGGGCGCGGAGCAGGTCCAGGTGCTCAAGGAAATCAAGAACTACAAGGTGATCACCGCCGACGCATCCCAGTTGAAGCTGGAGGCCCCCAAGGTGCCGGAACTGTCGGGCTATACCGCCCAGGCAGTGGAGGCGAAGATCGACCGCCAGACCCGCGGCCGCGTGGTAGTCAGGCGCATGCTCCAGCAGGATGCGTTGAAAGACTTCACCGGTGGCAACGAGCGCCTGCGCGAATGGGTCAAGCGCCAACAGGGCATGCCCCAGGCGATCTTCATCGAAGGCGGCTACGTGACTCCGGCGGACCTGGCCAGGGCACTGCCCGACAGCCAGTTCAGCGAGACCGAACCGGGCGCCTACATCGCCCGCCTGCCGCTGGTGGTGGCTCATGGCGCGAGCCTGCAGATCGGCAAGGAGACGAAGGATTTCCGCCTGTCCCAGGAGCGCGGCGCGTTCCTGGTCAACGACGGCAAGCTGTTCATCACCAGCACCCGGCTCACCGCCTGGAGTGAATCGAAAAAATCCCCGGCCTGGTTCAACAAGCCCGAGGAGTTCCGTCCGTTCCTGGTGTCCTGGGGCGGCAGCGAGCTGTACATAGTCGACAGCAAAGTCACCAGCCTCGGCTACGACAACTCCAAGTCCTATGGCGTCTCCATCACCCAGTACACCCCGGGCCAGGCCAAGCGCCTGAAGCGTCCGGCGCCCACCGGCTGGCTGCTGGATTCGGAGTTCGTCGACCACTGGTACGGCTTCTACTGCTTCGAGGCCGAGGATGTGGTCATCAAGGGCAACACCTACCGCGACAACATCGTCTACGGCATCGACCCGCACGACCGTTCGCGCCGCCTGCTGATCGCCGACAACACCGTGCACGGGACCCGGAAGAAGCACGGCATCATCATCTCCCGTGAGGTGGACGACAGCTGGATCGTCAACAACCGGAGCTACGACAACAAGCTCTCCGGCATCGTCATCGACCGTAACTCGGTGAACAACCTCGTGGCCTGGAACGAGGTGTATCAGAACCATTCCGACGGCATCACCCTCTACGAGAGCTCGAACAACCTGCTCTGGGGCAACAAGATCCTCAGCAACCAGCGCCACGGCATCCGCGTGCGCAACAGCGTGAACATCCGCCTCTACGAGAACCTCTCCGCGGCCAATGGCCTCACCGGCGTCTACGGCCACATCAAGGACCTCTCCAACACCGACCGCAACATCAAGCTCGACCCCTTCGACACCAAGGTCTCGCTGATCCTGGTGGGCGGCAAGCTCGCCGGCAACGGCTCCTCGCCGCTGTCCATCGACTCGCCGCTGTCGGTCGAGCTCTACAACGTCGAACTCCTCGCGCCGAGCAAGTCCACCGGCATCAGCTTCGCCGGCGTACTCGGCGAAAAGCAGGACGAAATCCTCGACCTGATGGTGCGCCGCAAGCAGGCGGTGCTGATCGACCCCGTCGAAACCCAGGCCGAACTCCAGGATTGA
- a CDS encoding alginate export family protein, with product MNKNPWITAGLGLSLLATGVAHAAEPDGKNFGLDVKITAQSEDDRDLGTRDGGDVNGIGLDLRPWVYGERGDWSAFAMGQAVTATDIVETDTLESGDIEADAGQRNNGREPDKSYLAMREFWVDYGGLTAYPGEHLRFGRQRVRSEEGTWWDTNIEALRWSFDTTLLRAHAGVAERFSDYRTDIDELAPEDEDRQHFFGDISTQWRPGHWVGAKLHHSRDNGDLPNVGEEVDELDKRTTGDLTWLGLEADGGFFDRRSTLPLNYWAQATWLTGDVDELQQSTVGNQTLANGSRNVDVDAWAMDLGLRWNLNDQWKLGGAYARGSGGGDNDSSEQFRQTGLESNRSNFTGTEARMHRFGEAFRGELSNLQVATAFTSWQMGEDYDASVVYHRFWRVDDNQDVGQSGIIAPLEDGEKDIGQEMDLVVTRYFKQGLLPASMAEHLDERSALVRFRGGVFKPGDAYGSGTDSLMHRAFVDFIWRF from the coding sequence ATGAACAAGAATCCCTGGATCACGGCAGGCCTGGGCCTGTCCCTGCTGGCGACGGGCGTCGCCCATGCCGCCGAGCCCGACGGCAAGAACTTCGGCCTGGACGTGAAGATCACCGCCCAATCCGAAGACGACCGCGACCTCGGTACCCGCGACGGCGGCGACGTCAATGGTATCGGCCTCGACCTGCGTCCCTGGGTATACGGCGAGCGTGGCGACTGGAGCGCCTTCGCCATGGGCCAGGCGGTCACCGCCACCGATATCGTCGAAACCGACACCCTGGAATCCGGTGACATCGAAGCCGACGCCGGCCAGCGCAACAACGGTCGCGAACCGGACAAGAGCTACCTGGCCATGCGCGAGTTCTGGGTCGACTACGGCGGCCTGACCGCCTACCCGGGCGAGCACCTGCGCTTCGGCCGCCAGCGCGTCCGCAGCGAGGAAGGCACCTGGTGGGACACCAACATCGAGGCCCTGCGCTGGAGCTTCGACACCACCCTGCTGCGCGCCCACGCCGGCGTCGCCGAGCGCTTCAGCGACTACCGCACCGATATCGATGAACTGGCCCCGGAAGACGAGGACCGCCAGCATTTCTTCGGCGACATTTCCACCCAGTGGCGACCCGGCCACTGGGTCGGCGCCAAGCTGCATCACAGCCGCGACAACGGCGACCTGCCCAACGTGGGCGAGGAAGTGGATGAACTCGACAAGCGCACCACTGGCGACCTGACCTGGCTGGGCCTGGAAGCCGACGGCGGCTTCTTCGACCGCCGCTCCACCCTGCCGCTGAACTACTGGGCCCAGGCCACCTGGCTGACCGGCGACGTAGACGAACTGCAGCAGTCGACCGTGGGCAACCAGACCCTCGCCAACGGCAGTCGCAACGTCGATGTCGACGCCTGGGCGATGGACCTCGGCCTGCGCTGGAACCTCAACGACCAGTGGAAACTCGGCGGCGCCTACGCCCGTGGCAGCGGCGGCGGCGATAACGACAGCTCCGAGCAGTTCCGCCAGACCGGCCTGGAAAGCAACCGCTCCAACTTCACCGGCACCGAGGCGCGCATGCACCGCTTCGGCGAAGCCTTCCGGGGCGAGCTGAGCAACCTCCAGGTGGCCACTGCCTTCACTTCCTGGCAGATGGGCGAGGACTACGACGCCAGCGTCGTTTACCACCGCTTCTGGCGGGTCGACGACAACCAGGACGTGGGCCAGAGCGGGATCATCGCGCCGCTTGAAGACGGCGAGAAAGACATCGGCCAGGAGATGGATCTGGTGGTCACCCGCTACTTCAAGCAGGGCCTGCTGCCGGCCTCCATGGCCGAGCACCTGGACGAGCGCTCGGCCCTGGTGCGCTTCCGTGGCGGCGTGTTCAAGCCGGGCGATGCCTATGGCAGCGGCACCGACTCGCTGATGCACCGCGCCTTCGTCGATTTTATCTGGCGCTTCTGA
- the algD gene encoding GDP-mannose 6-dehydrogenase has protein sequence MQISIFGLGYVGAVCAGCLSARGHEVVGIDVSQTKIDLINNGKSPIVEPGLEELLQQGVKSGRLRGTTDVAGAVRNTQVSFICVGTPSKKNGDLSLDYIEGVCREIGFALRDKAERHTVVVRSTVLPGTVKNVVIPIIEDCSGKKAGVDFGVAVNPEFLRESTAIKDYDYPPMTVIGELDKAAGDVLETLYRELDAPIIRKDIEVAEMIKYTCNVWHAAKVTFANEIGNIAKAVGVDGREVMDVVCQDNKLNLSKYYMRPGFAFGGSCLPKDVRALNYRATSLDVDSPLIGSLMRSNAGQVQKAFDIIAGHDKRKIALLGLSFKAGTDDLRESPLVELAEMLIGKGFDLSIYDRNVEYARVHGANKDYIESKIPHVSSLLDSNFDAVVNKADIIVLGNRDELFAPLAQQAPAGKQVIDLVGFMPKGTQGNAEGICW, from the coding sequence ATGCAAATCAGCATCTTCGGTTTGGGCTATGTTGGCGCAGTGTGCGCCGGCTGCCTCTCTGCTCGTGGTCATGAAGTTGTCGGTATCGACGTTTCTCAGACCAAGATCGACCTGATCAACAATGGCAAATCGCCCATTGTCGAACCGGGTCTGGAAGAACTTCTACAGCAAGGCGTGAAGTCTGGCCGACTGCGTGGCACCACCGATGTCGCCGGTGCCGTTCGCAACACCCAGGTGTCCTTCATCTGCGTCGGCACCCCGAGCAAGAAGAACGGCGACCTGTCGCTGGACTACATCGAAGGCGTCTGCCGCGAGATCGGTTTTGCCCTGCGCGACAAGGCCGAGCGCCACACCGTCGTCGTGCGCAGCACCGTGCTGCCGGGCACCGTGAAGAACGTGGTGATCCCGATCATCGAAGACTGCTCCGGCAAGAAGGCCGGCGTGGACTTCGGCGTGGCGGTGAACCCCGAGTTCCTGCGCGAGAGCACCGCGATCAAGGACTACGACTACCCGCCCATGACCGTCATCGGCGAGCTGGACAAGGCCGCCGGCGACGTACTGGAAACCCTTTACCGCGAACTCGACGCACCGATCATCCGCAAGGACATCGAAGTGGCCGAGATGATCAAGTACACCTGTAACGTCTGGCACGCGGCCAAGGTCACCTTCGCCAACGAGATCGGCAACATCGCCAAGGCCGTTGGCGTCGATGGCCGTGAAGTGATGGATGTGGTCTGCCAGGACAACAAGCTCAACCTGTCCAAGTACTACATGCGTCCGGGCTTCGCCTTCGGCGGCTCCTGCCTGCCCAAGGACGTGCGTGCACTGAACTACCGCGCTACCTCCCTGGACGTGGATTCGCCCCTGATCGGCTCGCTGATGCGCAGCAACGCCGGCCAGGTGCAGAAGGCCTTCGACATCATCGCCGGCCACGACAAACGCAAGATCGCCCTGCTCGGCCTGTCCTTCAAGGCTGGAACCGACGACCTGCGCGAAAGCCCGCTGGTGGAGCTGGCCGAAATGCTGATCGGCAAGGGCTTCGACCTCAGCATCTACGACCGCAATGTCGAGTACGCCCGCGTCCACGGCGCCAACAAGGACTACATCGAGTCGAAGATCCCCCACGTGTCCTCGCTGCTGGACAGCAACTTCGACGCGGTGGTCAACAAGGCCGACATCATCGTCCTGGGCAACCGTGACGAACTGTTCGCTCCACTGGCGCAACAGGCGCCAGCCGGCAAGCAGGTGATCGACCTGGTGGGCTTCATGCCCAAGGGCACCCAAGGCAACGCCGAGGGGATCTGCTGGTAA
- the alg8 gene encoding mannuronan synthase — MDKIKHGLLEASGWLFYLIALMLLALALPKSVFDPDSRHFLLLIGAVGIWRYSMGALHFVRGTLFLYIVYPWYKRRLARLGDAADPSHVFLMVTSFRIEALTTAMVYRSVIQEAIDCGYPTTVVCSIVELSDELLVKNLWAKLAPPSRVKLDFVRIPGTGKRDGLAYGFRAISRHLPAPDAVVAVIDGDTVLAEGVVRKTVPWFKLFPNVGGLTTNEFCEVRGSYIMSEWHKLRFAQRHLNMCSMALSKRVLTMTGRMSVFRAQVVTDPDFIADVESDHLDHWRLGRFQFLTGDDKSSWYSLMRLGYDTFYVPDAAINTVEHPPEKSFIKASRKLMFRWYGNNLRQNSRALALGPRRLGWFTTVVLSDQRASMWTCLLGLAVAIIASLKYSIAYLLVYLLWIGLTRLVLTLLLSISGHRIGPAYPLILYYNQIVGALVKIYVFFRLDQQSWTRQNTKLNRDLASFSRWFNTWSSRAMTFSATSVFIATLLAIV; from the coding sequence ATGGACAAGATCAAGCATGGCCTGCTCGAAGCCTCGGGCTGGCTGTTCTACCTCATCGCACTGATGCTGCTGGCACTGGCACTGCCGAAGTCCGTATTCGACCCCGATTCGAGGCACTTCCTGCTGCTGATCGGGGCTGTGGGCATTTGGCGCTATTCCATGGGTGCCCTGCACTTCGTGCGCGGCACGCTGTTCCTCTACATCGTCTACCCCTGGTACAAGCGGCGCCTGGCCAGGCTCGGCGACGCGGCGGACCCGTCCCACGTATTCCTGATGGTGACGAGCTTCCGCATCGAAGCGCTGACCACCGCCATGGTCTACCGCTCGGTGATCCAGGAAGCGATCGACTGCGGCTACCCGACCACCGTCGTCTGCTCCATCGTCGAGCTGTCCGATGAGCTGCTGGTGAAAAACCTCTGGGCGAAGCTCGCACCACCGTCGCGGGTCAAGCTGGACTTCGTGCGCATTCCCGGTACCGGCAAGCGCGACGGCCTGGCCTACGGCTTCCGTGCCATTTCCCGGCACCTGCCGGCGCCTGACGCGGTGGTGGCGGTGATCGACGGCGACACGGTGCTGGCCGAAGGCGTGGTGAGGAAGACCGTGCCCTGGTTCAAACTGTTCCCCAATGTCGGCGGCCTCACCACCAACGAGTTCTGCGAGGTACGCGGCAGCTACATCATGAGCGAGTGGCACAAGCTGCGCTTCGCCCAGCGCCACCTCAACATGTGCTCGATGGCCCTCAGCAAGCGCGTGCTGACCATGACCGGTCGCATGTCGGTGTTTCGTGCCCAGGTGGTAACCGACCCGGACTTCATCGCCGATGTGGAAAGCGATCACCTGGACCACTGGCGCCTGGGTCGTTTCCAGTTCCTCACCGGTGACGACAAGTCCAGCTGGTACAGCCTGATGCGCCTGGGCTACGACACCTTCTACGTGCCGGATGCCGCCATCAACACGGTCGAGCACCCACCGGAGAAGAGCTTCATCAAGGCCAGCCGCAAGCTGATGTTCCGCTGGTACGGCAACAACCTGCGGCAGAACTCCCGCGCCCTGGCGCTGGGGCCCCGCCGCCTCGGCTGGTTCACCACCGTGGTGCTGTCAGACCAGCGCGCCTCGATGTGGACCTGCCTGCTGGGCCTGGCCGTGGCGATCATCGCCAGCCTGAAGTACAGCATCGCCTACCTGCTGGTGTACCTGCTGTGGATCGGCCTCACCCGGCTGGTCCTGACGTTGCTCCTGAGCATCAGCGGCCACCGGATCGGGCCGGCCTATCCCTTGATCCTCTATTACAACCAGATCGTCGGGGCGCTGGTGAAGATCTACGTCTTCTTCCGCCTCGACCAGCAGTCCTGGACCCGCCAGAACACCAAGCTCAACCGTGACCTCGCCAGCTTCTCGCGCTGGTTCAACACCTGGTCCTCACGCGCCATGACCTTTTCCGCAACCAGCGTATTCATCGCCACGCTGCTGGCGATCGTGTGA
- a CDS encoding alginate O-acetyltransferase has protein sequence MHRLSRKWFTPSALAAALLAAAQGAQAAPEYSVQRTGPLCAVAQNPANYNTKYLSFFTTLVQGQGDWLFRTQYDLRTDFGTTPFGWSQLKRLRDALKAKGVELMVVYQPTRGLVNREKLTPDEKAHFNYDLAKKNYLAAVGQFRKAGIWVTDLSPLFDEQGVGTDYYFKADHHWTPAGADRTARLVAETLKQIPGFSDIPKQDYQSKVVGLLPKAGTLHKTAAQFCGTGYATQYVDRFETEAAGDGGDSLFGDESNPKVTLVGTSNSGPAYNFAGFLQQHSGAEVLNMAVSGGGFESALMQYMSSPEFHQNPPKVLIWEFATHYDMAEASFYRQAVPMVNNGCEGRPAVLKNKVRLKPGANEVLVNSNGVPLRGRDYQVDLRLSDPSIHELKTTVWYLNGRRENFKLEQSDRIDTGGRYAFELRNEPDWADLNMLALEIHSPEQISADLSVDVSLCARPGKGGDNLTAKAE, from the coding sequence ATGCACAGACTCTCCCGCAAGTGGTTCACCCCCTCCGCCCTGGCCGCCGCCCTGCTGGCCGCTGCCCAAGGCGCGCAGGCCGCGCCCGAATACAGCGTGCAGCGCACCGGCCCGCTCTGCGCCGTCGCCCAGAATCCGGCCAACTACAACACCAAGTACCTGAGCTTCTTCACCACCCTGGTGCAGGGCCAGGGCGACTGGCTGTTCCGGACCCAATACGACCTGCGTACCGACTTCGGCACCACGCCATTTGGCTGGAGCCAGTTGAAGCGCCTGCGCGATGCACTGAAAGCCAAGGGCGTCGAGCTGATGGTGGTCTATCAACCCACCCGAGGCCTGGTGAATCGCGAAAAACTGACCCCGGACGAGAAGGCCCACTTCAACTACGACCTGGCGAAGAAGAACTACCTGGCCGCCGTGGGCCAGTTCCGCAAGGCCGGCATCTGGGTCACCGACCTCTCGCCGCTGTTCGACGAGCAAGGCGTGGGAACCGACTACTACTTCAAGGCCGACCACCACTGGACCCCGGCGGGCGCCGACCGCACCGCCAGGCTGGTGGCCGAAACCCTGAAGCAGATTCCCGGTTTCAGCGACATCCCGAAGCAGGACTACCAGAGCAAGGTGGTTGGCCTGCTGCCCAAGGCCGGCACCCTGCACAAGACAGCGGCCCAGTTCTGCGGCACCGGCTACGCCACCCAGTACGTCGACCGCTTTGAGACCGAGGCGGCGGGCGATGGCGGCGACAGCCTGTTCGGCGACGAATCCAATCCCAAGGTGACCCTGGTGGGCACCAGTAACAGCGGTCCGGCCTACAACTTCGCCGGTTTCCTTCAGCAACACAGCGGTGCCGAAGTGCTCAACATGGCGGTCAGCGGCGGCGGTTTCGAAAGCGCCCTGATGCAGTACATGAGCAGCCCGGAATTCCATCAGAACCCGCCCAAGGTGCTGATCTGGGAATTCGCTACCCATTACGACATGGCCGAAGCGAGCTTCTACCGCCAGGCCGTGCCCATGGTGAACAACGGCTGCGAAGGCCGGCCGGCGGTACTGAAGAACAAGGTCAGGCTCAAGCCCGGCGCCAACGAGGTGCTGGTCAACAGCAATGGCGTCCCCCTGCGTGGCCGCGACTACCAGGTGGACCTGCGCCTCAGCGATCCGTCCATCCATGAGCTCAAGACCACCGTCTGGTACCTCAACGGCCGCCGCGAGAATTTCAAGCTGGAACAGAGCGACCGGATCGACACGGGCGGCCGCTACGCCTTCGAGCTGCGCAACGAGCCCGACTGGGCCGATCTGAACATGCTCGCCCTGGAAATCCACAGCCCCGAACAGATCTCCGCCGACCTCAGCGTCGACGTGAGCCTCTGCGCACGCCCTGGCAAGGGTGGAGACAACCTCACGGCCAAGGCCGAGTGA
- a CDS encoding IS481 family transposase, with product MPWQECTTMSIRREFVRLAEQPQSNVRELCRRYGISPKTAYKWLQRHREHGDAGLQERSRRPLHSPGRSDPDLEQAVVQLHHRFPYWGARKLRGLLPAAFERPHHSTLDAILRRHGCRVRYHAEEAEAPATQRFEHCQPNELWQMDFKGHFPLADGRSSRCHPLTLLDDHSRFALCLEACEGERLELVRPHLIQVFRRYGLPRRITADNGPPWGSNIAGGLSALEVWLMRLGIEVSHSRPHHPQTQGKLERFHQTLKRELLQRSFRDLAHCQQAMAHWREQYNHDRPHEALGQLPPITRYQPSRRSYPEQLPELDYEPGDRVLKVGRVGQVSFQGRSLFVGGGLYGERVALRPTAVDGVYDVVFIHKTLRQVDLRPGKT from the coding sequence ATGCCGTGGCAGGAGTGCACCACCATGTCGATTCGACGCGAGTTTGTGCGGTTGGCCGAACAACCGCAGAGCAACGTGCGGGAGCTGTGTCGGCGCTACGGCATCAGCCCGAAAACCGCCTACAAATGGTTACAGCGCCACCGCGAGCACGGCGATGCGGGGTTGCAGGAGCGCTCACGCCGGCCGTTGCACAGCCCTGGGCGCAGCGACCCGGACTTGGAACAGGCGGTGGTGCAGTTGCACCACCGTTTCCCGTATTGGGGCGCCCGCAAGCTGCGCGGCCTGCTGCCGGCCGCGTTCGAGCGTCCCCACCACAGCACCCTCGACGCCATCCTCCGCCGCCATGGTTGCCGGGTGCGCTACCACGCCGAGGAGGCCGAAGCTCCGGCCACGCAGCGCTTCGAGCACTGCCAGCCGAACGAGCTCTGGCAGATGGACTTCAAGGGCCACTTCCCGCTCGCCGACGGCCGCTCGTCGCGCTGCCACCCGTTGACGCTGTTGGATGATCACTCACGCTTTGCCCTCTGCCTGGAGGCCTGCGAGGGCGAGCGCCTCGAACTGGTTCGACCGCACCTGATCCAGGTCTTTCGCCGCTATGGCCTACCGCGCCGGATCACCGCCGACAACGGTCCGCCCTGGGGCTCGAACATCGCGGGCGGCCTGTCCGCCCTGGAGGTCTGGCTGATGCGGCTCGGCATCGAGGTCAGCCACAGCCGCCCTCATCATCCGCAGACCCAGGGCAAGCTGGAACGCTTCCACCAGACACTCAAGCGCGAGTTACTGCAGCGCTCGTTTCGCGACTTGGCGCACTGCCAGCAGGCGATGGCGCACTGGCGGGAGCAGTACAACCACGACCGCCCGCATGAGGCGCTGGGCCAACTGCCACCGATCACGCGCTACCAGCCAAGCCGGCGCAGCTACCCGGAGCAATTGCCTGAACTGGACTACGAACCGGGCGACCGGGTGCTCAAGGTCGGCCGCGTCGGCCAGGTCAGTTTCCAGGGACGCAGCCTGTTCGTCGGCGGGGGGCTGTACGGGGAACGCGTCGCTCTCCGCCCCACCGCCGTCGATGGCGTCTACGATGTGGTGTTCATCCACAAGACCCTGCGCCAAGTCGACTTGAGACCGGGCAAGACATGA
- the algK gene encoding alginate biosynthesis TPR repeat lipoprotein AlgK encodes MAHHATPVLLLAAAIALAGCAGLPDERLAREALKRGDNSTAEQNFRQLAELGYADAAVGLADLQVASGDPEQLQKAEQTYRQAMDQSPRAKARLGKLLARKTELSQAERRETAQLLEESFEAGEESSLLPLVMLYLQYPQDFPSVNVPARIAQWRVEGHTQAELAQILFYRTQGTYDQHLAEIERICTANLSLADVCYVELATVYQKQGKADAQQKLLDGLMAGHRAGRIPAQRVESVAQVLADADIGKPDDDKAKELLEALVPAYPAAWVSLAKLIYEYPGQGDTEQMLGYLEKGRAASQPRAELLLGRLYYEGKLVPLDPKKAEEHLLKAAPTEPTANYLLGQIYLRGYLGDIAPDKALDHLLSAARNGQINADFALGQMYAQGKGIQPNLVNAYVFSQLALPKNTPQALELAQRVEQQLPPAERARAAQLLREERDTRGAPAPATQMSSL; translated from the coding sequence ATGGCCCATCACGCCACTCCCGTCCTGCTGCTGGCCGCGGCAATCGCCCTGGCCGGCTGCGCCGGACTGCCCGACGAACGCCTCGCCCGCGAAGCGTTGAAACGCGGTGACAACAGCACCGCCGAGCAGAACTTCCGTCAACTGGCCGAGCTCGGCTATGCCGATGCCGCGGTCGGCCTGGCCGACTTGCAGGTGGCCAGCGGCGACCCCGAGCAGTTGCAGAAGGCCGAGCAGACCTATCGCCAGGCCATGGACCAGTCGCCCCGCGCCAAGGCCCGCCTCGGCAAGCTGCTGGCGCGCAAGACCGAGCTGAGCCAGGCAGAGCGCCGCGAAACCGCGCAACTGCTGGAGGAATCCTTCGAAGCCGGTGAAGAAAGCAGCCTGCTGCCGCTGGTGATGCTCTACCTGCAATACCCGCAGGACTTCCCGTCGGTGAACGTGCCGGCGCGCATCGCCCAGTGGCGCGTCGAGGGCCACACACAGGCGGAGCTGGCGCAGATTCTCTTCTATCGCACCCAGGGCACCTACGATCAGCACCTGGCCGAGATCGAGCGCATCTGTACCGCCAACCTGTCGCTTGCCGACGTCTGCTACGTCGAACTGGCCACCGTCTACCAGAAGCAAGGCAAGGCCGATGCCCAGCAGAAGTTGCTGGATGGCCTGATGGCCGGCCACCGTGCCGGTCGTATCCCCGCCCAGCGCGTGGAATCGGTGGCCCAGGTCCTGGCTGACGCCGACATTGGCAAGCCGGACGACGACAAGGCCAAGGAACTGCTGGAAGCGCTGGTGCCCGCTTACCCGGCCGCCTGGGTGAGCCTGGCCAAGCTGATCTACGAATACCCGGGCCAGGGCGACACCGAGCAGATGCTGGGCTACCTGGAGAAAGGCCGCGCCGCCTCGCAGCCCCGCGCCGAGCTGCTGCTGGGCCGCCTCTACTACGAAGGCAAGCTGGTACCCCTGGACCCGAAGAAGGCCGAGGAGCACCTGCTCAAGGCCGCCCCCACCGAACCCACCGCCAACTACCTGCTGGGCCAGATCTACCTGCGCGGCTACCTGGGCGATATCGCCCCGGACAAAGCGCTGGACCACCTGCTCAGTGCCGCCCGCAACGGCCAGATCAACGCCGACTTCGCCCTTGGCCAGATGTACGCCCAGGGCAAGGGCATTCAGCCGAACCTGGTCAACGCCTACGTCTTCAGCCAACTGGCCCTGCCCAAGAACACCCCGCAGGCCCTGGAACTGGCGCAACGCGTGGAACAGCAACTGCCGCCGGCCGAACGCGCCCGCGCCGCGCAACTGCTGCGCGAAGAGCGCGACACACGCGGCGCTCCCGCGCCGGCTACCCAGATGAGCAGCCTATGA
- a CDS encoding alginate biosynthesis protein Alg44: protein MNTAVNLNVVHESEAQRQHARVKIPGKIRYIARGERFEASLLDVSAGGFAFTAGRSSANVGDHHKGRLMFQIDGLSLGLDIEFQVRAVDARHERVGCVFHSLQPRDIATLRYLISAHLSGELVSAGDLLNTLQRENFTKPRKGGAGGGMGPLARLKAVTFSTGIFGVGVGAFAYILNSLYGLYFVTHADSAMVAVPSMQVTMPREGTVQSLVGPDASVEKGAPIASFSATMLEMLKGHLTDDQLTPKNVEELFGKQMKGTLTSPCNCKIARQLVADGQFASKGDVIFELVPQDSLATVQARFPFRNIAQAKPGARVTFQVAGEDQARHGKILSSNLHDGSMSADIRATIQPDEPLPSNLAGQPVDVSIDRGPSLDWLIDRALAAGF from the coding sequence ATGAATACAGCCGTCAATCTCAATGTGGTGCATGAGTCCGAAGCCCAGCGCCAGCACGCGCGGGTGAAAATCCCCGGCAAGATCCGCTACATCGCCCGTGGCGAGCGCTTCGAGGCATCGCTGCTGGACGTCTCCGCCGGTGGCTTCGCCTTCACCGCCGGGCGCTCCAGCGCCAACGTTGGCGACCATCACAAGGGCCGCCTGATGTTCCAGATCGACGGCCTCAGCCTGGGCCTGGACATCGAGTTCCAGGTGCGTGCGGTGGATGCTCGCCACGAACGCGTCGGCTGCGTTTTCCACAGCTTGCAGCCACGAGACATCGCCACCCTGCGCTACCTGATCAGCGCCCACCTCTCGGGCGAACTGGTCAGCGCGGGCGACCTGCTCAATACCCTGCAACGTGAGAACTTCACCAAGCCGCGCAAGGGCGGCGCCGGTGGCGGCATGGGCCCCCTGGCCCGCCTGAAGGCCGTGACCTTCAGTACCGGCATCTTCGGCGTCGGCGTCGGCGCCTTCGCCTACATTCTCAATTCCCTCTACGGCCTCTACTTCGTCACCCACGCCGACTCGGCCATGGTGGCGGTGCCGTCCATGCAGGTCACCATGCCCCGAGAAGGCACCGTGCAGAGCCTGGTGGGACCGGATGCGAGCGTGGAGAAAGGCGCCCCCATCGCCTCCTTCAGCGCCACCATGCTGGAGATGCTCAAGGGCCACCTGACCGACGACCAGCTCACGCCGAAAAACGTCGAGGAACTGTTCGGCAAGCAGATGAAGGGCACCCTCACCAGCCCCTGCAACTGCAAGATCGCCCGTCAGCTCGTCGCCGACGGCCAGTTCGCCAGCAAGGGCGACGTGATCTTCGAGTTGGTGCCCCAGGACAGCCTCGCCACCGTGCAGGCGCGCTTCCCCTTCCGCAACATTGCCCAGGCCAAGCCGGGGGCACGCGTCACCTTCCAGGTGGCCGGCGAAGACCAGGCGCGCCACGGCAAGATCCTCAGCAGCAACCTGCATGACGGCAGCATGTCCGCCGACATCCGCGCCACCATCCAGCCCGACGAGCCGCTGCCCAGCAACCTCGCCGGCCAGCCGGTGGACGTCAGCATCGATCGCGGCCCGTCCCTCGACTGGCTGATCGACCGTGCCCTGGCGGCAGGCTTCTGA